A region of Theropithecus gelada isolate Dixy unplaced genomic scaffold, Tgel_1.0 HiC_scaffold_961, whole genome shotgun sequence DNA encodes the following proteins:
- the LOC112618092 gene encoding NACHT, LRR and PYD domains-containing protein 2 isoform X1: MVSSTEVNFNLQALLEQLSQDELSKFKSLLRTVSLGNEVQKIPQKEVDEADGKQLAEILISHCHSYWTELATIQVFEKMHRVDLSERAKDELREAALKSINKNKPLSLGITRKEREPVDVEEMLERFKAGTLECTETEEDVTVLTEVFKVKGEKSDNEDRYRLILKTKFREMWQSWPGDSKEVHVMAERYRMLIPFSNPRVLPGPFSHTVVLHSPAGLGKTTLANKLMLDWTEDNLIQKFKYAFYLSCRELSRLGPCSFAEMVFRDWPELQDDIPHILAQAQKILFVIDGFDELGAPPGALIQDICGDWEQQKPVPVLLGSLLKRKMLPKATLLVTTRPRALRDLRFVAEQPIYIRVEGFLEEDRRAYFLRHFGDEDQAMRAFELMRSNAALFQLGSAPAVCWIVCTTLKLQMEKGEDPAPTCLTSTGLFLRFLCSQFPQGAQLWGALRALSLLAAQGLWAQMSVLHGEDLESAGVQESDLRLFLDRDILRQDRVSKGCYSFIHLSFQQFLTALFYALEKEEEDRDGHAWDIGNVQKLLSREERLKNPDLIQAGRFLFGLANEKRVKELEATFGCRMSPEIKQELLRCDISRKNGHSTVADLKELLCCLYESQEDELVKEVMAQFKEISLHLNAVDIAPSSFCFKHCPNLEKMSLQVIRKETLPENVAASESNAEAERSQDDQDMLPFWTDLCSIFGSNKDLMSLEINNSFLSASLVKILCEQIASDNCHLQRVVFKNVFPADAHRNLCLALRGHKTVTHLTLQGTDQKDVLPALCEVLRHPECNLRYFGLVSCSATTQQWADLSLALEANRSLMCVNLSDNELLDEGAKLLYTTLRHPKCFLQRLSLENCRLTEANCKDLAAVLVVSRELTHLCLAKNSLKDTGVKFLCEGLSYPECKLQALVLWNCDITSDGCCSLAKLLQEKSSLSCLDLGLNHIGVTGVKVLCEALSKPLCNLRCLWLWGCSIPPFSCEDLCSALSCNQSLITLDLGQNPLGSSGVKMLFKTLTRPGTLQTLRLKIDDFNDELHKLLEEIEENNPQLIIDTEKHDPRKKRPSAHDFMI; the protein is encoded by the coding sequence CTCCTGGAGCAGCTCAGCCAGGATGAGCTGAGCAAGTTCAAGTCTCTGCTCAGGACAGTCTCCTTGGGAAATGAAGTCCAGAAGATCCCCCAGAAGGAGGTAGACGAGGCGGATGGGAAGCAACTGGCGGAAATCCTCATCAGCCATTGTCACAGCTACTGGACGGAGTTGGCGACCATCCAGGTCTTTGAAAAGATGCACCGAGTGGATCTGTCTGAGAGAGCAAAGGACGAACTCAGAGAGGCAGCTttgaaatcaattaataaaaacaagccTTTATCATTAGGGATAACACGGAAAGAAAGAGAACCTGTAGACGTGGAGGAAATGCTGGAGCGTTTCAAAGCAGGAACACTAGAGTGCACAGAAACAGAGGAAGACGTCACCGTCCTGACTGAAGTCTTCAAAGTCAAAGGAGAAAAGTCAGATAACGAGGATAGGTACAGGCTTATACTGAAGACGAAGTTCCGGGAGATGTGGCAGAGCTGGCCTGGAGACAGCAAAGAGGTCCATGTTATGGCTGAGAGATACAGGATGCTGATCCCATTCAGCAACCCCAGGGTGCTTCCCGGGCCCTTCTCACACACAGTGGTGCTGCACAGTCCTGCAGGCCTTGGGAAAACCACGCTGGCCAATAAACTAATGCTGGACTGGACAGAGGACAACCTCATCCAGAAATTCAAATATGCATTCTACCTCAGCTGCAGGGAGCTCAGCCGCCTGGGCCCGTGCAGTTTTGCAGAGATGGTCTTCAGGGACTGGCCTGAACTGCAGGATGACATTCCACACATCCTAGCCCAAGCACAGAAAATCTTGTTTGTGATTGACGGTTTTGATGAGCTGGGAGCCCCACCTGGGGCGCTGATCCAGGACATCTGCGGGGACTGGGAGCAGCAGAAGCCGGTGCCGGTCCTCCTGGGGAGTTTGCTGAAGAGGAAGATGTTACCCAAGGCAACCCTGCTGGTCACCACGCGGCCCAGGGCCCTGAGGGACCTCCGGTTCGTGGCAGAGCAGCCGATCTACATAAGGGTGGAGGGGTTCCTGGAGGAGGACAGGAGGGCCTATTTCCTGAGACACTTTGGAGACGAGGACCAAGCCATGCGTGCCTTTGAGTTGATGAGGAGCAACGCGGCCCTGTTTCAGCTGGGCTCGGCGCCCGCGGTGTGCTGGATCGTGTGCACGACTCTGAAGCTGCAGATGGAGAAGGGGGAGGACCCGGCCCCCACCTGCCTCACCAGCACGGGGCTGTTCCTGCGCTTCCTCTGCAGCCAGTTCCCGCAGGGCGCACAGCTCTGGGGCGCGCTGCGGGCGCTGAGCCTCCTGGCCGCGCAGGGTTTGTGGGCGCAGATGTCCGTGCTCCACGGAGAGGACCTGGAAAGCGCTGGGGTGCAGGAGTCCGACCTCCGCCTGTTCCTGGACAGAGACATCCTCCGCCAGGACAGAGTCTCCAAAGGCTGCTACTCCttcatccacctcagcttccagcaGTTTCTCACTGCGCTGTTCTACGccctggagaaggaggaggaggacagggacGGCCATGCCTGGGACATTGGGAACGTGCAGAAGCTGCTTTCCAGAGAAGAAAGACTCAAGAACCCCGACCTGATCCAGGCAGGACGCTTCTTGTTCGGCCTGGCTAATGAGAAGAGAGTCAAGGAGTTGGAGGCCACCTTTGGCTGCCGGATGTCACCAGAGATCAAACAGGAATTGCTGCGATGCGACATAAGTCGTAAGAATGGACATTCCACGGTGGCGGACCTGAAGGAGCTCCTCTGCTGTCTGTACGAGTCTCAGGAGGACGAGCTGGTGAAGGAGGTGATGGCTCAGTTCAAAGAAATATCCCTGCACTTAAATGCAGTAGACATTGCGCCGTCTTCATTCTGCTTCAAGCACTGTCCAAACTTGGAGAAAATGTCACTGCAGGTGATAAGAAAGGAGACGCTCCCGGAGAATGTTGCTGCGTCTGAATCCAATGCTGAGGCTGAGAGATCCCAGGATGATCAGGACATGCTTCCTTTCTGGACGGACCTTTGTTCCATATTTGGCTCAAATAAGGATCTGATGAgtctagaaatcaataatagctTTCTGAGTGCCTCCCTAGTAAAGATCCTGTGTGAACAGATAGCCTCTGACAACTGTCATCTCCAGAGAGTGGTGTTCAAAAACGTTTTCCCAGCTGATGCTCATCGGAACCTCTGCCTAGCTCTTCGAGGTCACAAGACTGTAACGCATCTGACCCTGCAAGGCACTGACCAGAAGGATGTGCTTCCCGCCTTGTGTGAGGTCTTGAGACACCCAGAATGTAACCTGCGATATTTCGGGCTGGTGTCTTGTTCTGCTACCACTCAGCAGTGGGCTGATCTCTCCTTGGCCCTTGAAGCCAACCGGTCCCTGATGTGCGTAAACCTCTCCGACAATGAGCTCCTGGATGAGGGTGCCAAGTTGCTGTACACAACTTTGAGGCACCCAAAGTGCTTCCTGCAGAGGTTGTCGTTGGAAAACTGTCGCCTGACAGAAGCCAATTGCAAGGACCTTGCTGCTGTTTTGGTGGTCAGCCGGGAGCTGACACACCTGTGCTTGGCCAAGAACTCCCTCAAGGATACAGGGGTGAAGTTTCTGTGTGAGGGCCTGAGCTACCCCGAGTGTAAACTGCAGGCCTTGGTGCTGTGGAACTGCGACATCACGAGCGATGGCTGCTGCAGTCTCGCAAAGCTCCTCCAAGAAAAATCAAGCCTGTCGTGTTTGGATCTTGGACTGAATCACATAGGAGTTACCGGAGTGAAGGTCCTGTGCGAGGCTTTGAGCAAACCACTGTGCAACTTGAGATGTCTGTGGTTGTGGGGATGTTCCATCCCTCCCTTCAGTTGTGAAGACCTCTGCTCTGCCCTCAGCTGCAACCAGAGCCTCATCACTCTGGACCTGGGCCAGAATCCCTTGGGGTCTAGTGGAGTGAAGATGCTGTTTAAAACCTTGACACGTCCTGGCACCCTCCAGACACTCCGGTTGAAAATAGATGACTTTAATGATGAACTCCATAAGCTGCtggaagaaatagaagaaaacaacccACAACTGATTATTGATACTGAGAAACATGATCCCCGGAAAAAAAGACCTTCTGCTCATGACTTCATGATCTGA